In Desulfatiglans anilini DSM 4660, the genomic stretch GGGTCGTGAACCCAAGTTTGCCATTTTTTTTACCAAGGATTTGTATTTCAGTACGTTAGGCGATTTTATGGTCACTACTCATATTACGGTCGCGACATTTTTCTGGGATGCTGATACCTTAATTATTGGTACGCCGACGCACTGGGGGAATATGTCCGCGCCGCTAAAGCTTCTTTTCGATCGCAATGTACCGGTATTAATGGGGGAAAGTCCTAAGGGAATGCCAGAACCAAGGCAGAAAGGGAAGCGCGCCGTTGTTGTGACGGTTTGCACGACACCGTGGCCTTTCAATTTCATTTTTCCCGAGAGCAGGGGAGCTATCCGAGCGGTC encodes the following:
- a CDS encoding flavodoxin family protein, giving the protein MVNPGIILFEKGDLLMPSVEERIGFTSAFAEVFLSEREYLKGREPKFAIFFTKDLYFSTLGDFMVTTHITVATFFWDADTLIIGTPTHWGNMSAPLKLLFDRNVPVLMGESPKGMPEPRQKGKRAVVVTVCTTPWPFNFIFPESRGAIRAVREALHYGGYKTVGKITKTGTKKSNEISPSLAGKAKRLGNKLIQR